Proteins co-encoded in one Flavobacteriaceae bacterium MAR_2009_75 genomic window:
- a CDS encoding argininosuccinate lyase, with the protein MKLWDKGFSTDKKIDHFTVGNDRELDLHLAKYDVIASQAHAKMLGKIGLLTNEETTDLVKELDAIAKTIENGEFIIEDSFEDMHSKIEYVLTEKLGDTGKKIHTARSRNDQVLVAMHLYLKNELSEIKSGTKELFDLLLELAEKHKDVLLPGYTHLQIAMPSSFGLWLSAYAESLIDDLYFVDAAYKVADQNPLGSAAGYGSSFPIDRSFTTKEMGFETLKYNVVAAQMGRGKVEKATAFGMANIAATLSKLAMDICLYMSQNFNFLSFPDELTTGSSIMPHKKNPDVFELVRGKCNKLQSIPNQLTLVINNLPSGYHRDLQLVKEIIVPAIQDMKACIEILTFSLKEMQVNKGILEDPKYDYLFSVDTLNELVQSGLPFRDAYKKMGQEIQEGTFTPKRDIHHTHEGSLGNLCLKEIKGKMDKI; encoded by the coding sequence ATGAAACTCTGGGACAAAGGCTTTAGCACCGATAAGAAAATAGATCATTTCACTGTTGGAAACGACCGCGAGCTTGATTTGCACTTGGCGAAATACGACGTTATCGCTTCGCAGGCGCATGCCAAAATGCTGGGTAAAATAGGACTGCTGACCAATGAGGAAACTACGGACTTGGTAAAAGAATTGGATGCCATTGCCAAAACCATTGAAAATGGTGAATTTATCATTGAAGATTCGTTTGAAGACATGCACTCGAAAATTGAGTATGTACTCACTGAAAAACTTGGCGACACCGGAAAAAAAATACACACCGCTCGGTCTAGAAACGATCAAGTTTTGGTGGCCATGCACCTATATTTGAAAAACGAACTTTCAGAAATAAAATCAGGCACCAAGGAACTGTTTGATTTGCTTTTGGAACTTGCGGAAAAGCACAAAGACGTTTTGCTTCCTGGGTATACGCACTTGCAAATTGCAATGCCATCTTCTTTCGGCTTGTGGCTGTCCGCTTATGCAGAAAGTCTTATTGATGATTTGTATTTTGTTGATGCCGCTTATAAGGTAGCAGACCAAAATCCGTTGGGAAGTGCCGCTGGCTATGGAAGCTCCTTTCCTATAGACCGTAGTTTCACGACTAAAGAAATGGGTTTTGAGACTCTAAAATACAACGTAGTTGCCGCTCAAATGGGCCGTGGAAAAGTGGAGAAAGCAACTGCTTTTGGAATGGCAAATATCGCCGCTACCCTATCAAAACTGGCTATGGACATCTGTTTGTACATGAGTCAGAATTTTAACTTTCTGTCTTTTCCAGATGAGTTGACCACCGGTAGTAGTATTATGCCGCACAAGAAAAACCCTGATGTTTTTGAATTGGTACGTGGCAAATGCAACAAGCTTCAGAGTATTCCCAATCAGTTGACTTTGGTTATCAATAACTTACCAAGTGGTTACCACCGTGATTTGCAATTGGTGAAAGAAATCATTGTTCCCGCCATTCAGGATATGAAGGCGTGTATTGAAATTCTAACCTTTAGTCTTAAGGAAATGCAAGTAAACAAGGGTATTCTGGAAGACCCAAAATACGACTATCTCTTTAGCGTCGATACGTTAAACGAATTGGTACAGAGTGGGTTGCCATTTAGGGATGCCTACAAAAAAATGGGCCAAGAAATTCAAGAAGGTACTTTTACGCCAAAGCGAGATATTCATCATACGCATGAAGGTAGCTTAGGAAATTTATGTTTGAAGGAGATTAAAGGGAAGATGGACAAGATTTAA
- a CDS encoding acetylornithine deacetylase, whose product MEQAALTQKAIDLLKELISIQSFSSEEDKTADAIENWFKSFDIPFERHLNNVWAVNKHFDESKPTLLLNSHHDTVKPNSAYTRDPFNPHIEDGKLYGLGSNDAGGALVSLIATFTHYFAEEDLNHNILMVASMEEESSGPNSLRGLLPRLPKIDGAIVGEPTLLDLAIAEKGLVVFDAIIKGTPSHAAHPNDNNSIYNTIDVLQWFKNYKFDRVSEALGPVKLTVTQINGGSQHNVVPAQVDLVIDVRVNDKYTNAEIAEILKKDAPCEVKERSLRLNSSAIDKNHPLIQSGIALGRKTYGSPTLSDQAALTCQSLKLGPGDSTRSHSADEYIYVKEIEDGIDLYINLLKGFLSNNN is encoded by the coding sequence ATGGAACAAGCAGCATTAACGCAAAAAGCGATAGATTTATTAAAAGAACTGATTTCTATTCAATCGTTTTCATCTGAAGAAGATAAAACTGCCGATGCCATTGAAAATTGGTTCAAGTCTTTTGACATTCCTTTTGAAAGGCATTTGAACAATGTTTGGGCGGTAAACAAGCATTTTGATGAAAGCAAACCTACACTGCTTTTAAACTCCCATCACGATACGGTTAAACCAAATTCGGCCTATACGAGAGACCCTTTTAACCCACATATTGAAGACGGAAAATTATACGGTCTAGGCAGCAATGATGCCGGAGGTGCATTGGTTTCGCTTATCGCGACCTTCACACACTATTTTGCAGAAGAAGACCTCAACCATAATATTTTGATGGTAGCTTCTATGGAAGAAGAAAGTTCAGGCCCGAACAGTTTACGTGGGCTTCTACCGAGACTCCCAAAAATAGACGGGGCGATTGTCGGTGAACCTACGCTTTTGGATTTGGCCATAGCCGAAAAAGGGTTGGTTGTTTTTGATGCTATTATAAAAGGAACACCTTCACATGCCGCACATCCTAACGATAACAACTCCATTTACAATACCATTGATGTTTTACAATGGTTCAAGAACTATAAATTCGATAGGGTTTCCGAGGCATTAGGTCCGGTAAAACTGACCGTTACTCAAATCAATGGGGGTTCACAGCACAACGTAGTGCCCGCACAGGTTGATTTGGTTATCGATGTTCGGGTAAACGATAAATATACTAATGCCGAAATAGCGGAAATTTTAAAGAAAGATGCACCTTGTGAAGTAAAAGAACGCTCATTGAGGCTTAACTCTTCGGCCATTGATAAAAACCATCCATTAATACAATCAGGAATTGCTTTGGGACGAAAAACCTATGGTTCCCCTACGCTTTCCGACCAAGCTGCCTTAACTTGCCAATCGCTCAAATTAGGACCTGGCGACAGCACACGATCACACTCCGCTGATGAATACATCTACGTCAAAGAAATTGAAGACGGAATTGACTTGTACATTAATTTATTGAAAGGATTTCTTTCAAACAACAATTAA
- a CDS encoding N-acetylglutamate kinase, whose protein sequence is MKQNLSIIKIGGNVIENKAELSKFLQSFSELKGPKILVHGGGKLATQLGKKLGIESKLIGGRRITDEKSLELITMVYGGLVNKNIVAELQSLDCNSIGLSGADGDTIQAHKRPVKEIDYGFAGDVDGVSADMITKLLEAGLTPVFCAMTHDGNGQLLNTNADTIASELAIGMSQNYETTLYYCFEKKGVLRDVNDNESVVKQIDSASYQELLAQKVIADGMLPKMENCFHALRQDVHQVRIGDTSMLDPKSTLFTTLTL, encoded by the coding sequence ATGAAACAAAACCTATCTATAATTAAAATAGGCGGAAACGTCATCGAAAATAAAGCAGAGCTTTCGAAGTTCTTGCAGTCTTTTTCCGAATTGAAGGGACCAAAAATATTGGTTCATGGTGGCGGTAAGCTTGCCACACAGCTCGGAAAAAAATTGGGAATCGAATCCAAACTTATCGGCGGACGTCGTATCACCGATGAAAAAAGCCTTGAACTGATTACCATGGTCTATGGCGGACTTGTAAATAAAAACATAGTAGCGGAGCTACAATCGCTAGACTGTAATTCTATTGGGCTCAGCGGTGCAGATGGCGACACCATTCAGGCACACAAACGCCCTGTAAAAGAAATTGATTATGGCTTTGCCGGAGATGTTGATGGCGTGAGCGCCGACATGATTACAAAACTTTTAGAAGCAGGGCTAACTCCTGTTTTTTGTGCGATGACACATGATGGAAACGGACAATTATTGAATACCAATGCAGATACCATAGCTTCCGAATTGGCTATTGGCATGAGCCAGAACTACGAAACGACACTTTACTATTGTTTTGAAAAGAAGGGTGTTTTGAGGGATGTAAACGATAATGAATCCGTAGTAAAACAAATTGACAGCGCATCATATCAAGAATTATTGGCACAGAAAGTAATTGCCGATGGTATGCTCCCAAAAATGGAAAATTGCTTTCATGCCTTAAGACAAGATGTACATCAAGTGCGTATTGGCGACACTAGCATGTTAGATCCTAAATCGACATTATTCACGACACTTACGCTATAA
- a CDS encoding 3-oxoacyl-[acyl-carrier protein] reductase, whose product MNIKKLENKVCIVTGATSGMGKAIAQSFATEGAKLILSGRDQERGEKLSAQLSGSIFIAGDVGEASYNESLVDAALENFGAVDILSLNAGILGLGNVVDLSESLWNQTISTNLSSIYLLAKFAIPHLKKQSGTILINSSIAAFKSFPNHPAYCASKAGAVALMKQMAVEYAPEIRVNAICPGPVDTPLLWKSAQAFDNPEEAVADAEKSTLLKRLGQPKDIANLATFLVSEEASWITGTAMTIDGGILNA is encoded by the coding sequence TTGAATATCAAAAAACTAGAGAACAAAGTATGTATCGTTACCGGTGCGACCAGCGGCATGGGCAAGGCCATTGCTCAGTCGTTCGCTACTGAAGGTGCAAAATTGATATTATCGGGGAGAGACCAAGAAAGGGGCGAAAAATTATCAGCCCAGCTTTCAGGATCGATTTTTATTGCTGGCGATGTAGGTGAAGCTTCATATAACGAGTCTTTAGTCGATGCCGCGTTAGAAAATTTCGGAGCTGTTGATATTTTATCATTAAATGCGGGAATTCTAGGATTGGGGAACGTGGTCGACCTTTCAGAATCTTTATGGAACCAAACTATTTCAACCAATTTAAGCAGCATCTACTTACTCGCTAAATTTGCCATTCCTCACCTGAAAAAACAGAGTGGTACTATTTTAATCAATTCTTCGATTGCAGCTTTCAAAAGTTTTCCGAATCACCCGGCCTATTGCGCCTCAAAAGCAGGGGCGGTAGCATTGATGAAACAAATGGCCGTAGAATATGCTCCCGAAATTCGGGTGAATGCCATTTGCCCCGGACCGGTTGATACTCCTCTTCTATGGAAATCGGCCCAGGCCTTTGATAATCCTGAGGAAGCCGTGGCCGATGCTGAAAAATCAACTTTGTTAAAGAGACTTGGGCAACCCAAAGACATTGCAAACCTGGCAACATTTCTTGTTTCTGAAGAAGCATCATGGATTACGGGAACAGCAATGACCATTGATGGAGGAATTTTAAATGCATAA
- a CDS encoding ornithine carbamoyltransferase: protein MKHYLSIKDIDSLTDWVSEARNLKSNPTEFKALGKNKTIGLLFFNNSLRTRLSTQKAAMNLGLDVIVMNFGSEGWALEYSDGTVMDQGTSEHIKEAAQVVSQYCDIIAIRAFAGLQDREEDETEKVLNGFKKYASVPIVNMESSVGHPLQALADAITLAEQNIKKRPKVVLSWAPHPKALPHAVANSFIEMMQLQNAEFVITHPEGYELDPRITQKTTIEYDQKKACADADFIYVKNWSSYKNYGKASNQDPDWTMTKEKVGDAKFMHCLPVRRNMVVEDAVLDSDQSLVIEQANNRTYSAQVVLKKILENN, encoded by the coding sequence ATGAAACATTACCTCTCTATAAAAGACATCGATTCATTGACCGATTGGGTCTCTGAGGCCCGAAACCTTAAAAGTAATCCCACTGAGTTTAAAGCCTTGGGCAAAAATAAAACAATCGGCCTGTTGTTTTTCAACAATAGTTTAAGAACTCGATTGAGCACTCAAAAGGCAGCTATGAATCTTGGTTTAGATGTGATCGTTATGAACTTCGGTAGCGAAGGGTGGGCTTTAGAATACTCAGATGGAACCGTAATGGATCAAGGTACTTCTGAACATATAAAAGAAGCGGCACAAGTAGTTTCACAATACTGCGATATTATCGCCATTCGCGCCTTTGCCGGATTACAGGACAGAGAAGAAGATGAAACTGAAAAGGTTCTAAACGGATTTAAAAAATACGCCAGCGTACCGATAGTAAATATGGAGAGCTCAGTGGGTCATCCGCTTCAAGCGCTCGCCGATGCCATTACTTTAGCCGAACAAAATATCAAGAAGAGACCGAAGGTGGTATTGTCTTGGGCACCGCACCCAAAAGCATTGCCCCATGCCGTTGCCAATTCATTCATTGAAATGATGCAGCTTCAAAATGCCGAATTTGTGATTACCCACCCTGAAGGTTACGAACTCGATCCTAGAATAACACAGAAGACCACTATTGAATACGACCAAAAGAAAGCTTGCGCCGATGCTGATTTTATTTATGTAAAGAACTGGAGCAGCTATAAGAACTACGGAAAGGCATCTAATCAAGACCCAGACTGGACGATGACCAAAGAAAAAGTAGGTGACGCCAAGTTTATGCACTGCCTGCCTGTAAGAAGAAACATGGTGGTCGAAGATGCGGTTCTAGATAGCGATCAGAGTTTGGTCATAGAACAGGCCAACAACAGAACCTACAGCGCACAAGTTGTATTAAAGAAAATCTTGGAGAACAATTAA
- a CDS encoding glutamate 5-kinase, protein MSRKRILLKIGSNTLTKETDQISRGKLEDIGRQISLLKDDYEFILVSSGAIAAAKQFVKLEHNGQEIVVKQALAAIGQPHLMRMFQESFRELGLFTAQCLLSYSDFENKKSKDNIKNTIDILVANNFIPIINENDTVAADEIQFGDNDKLAALTAALLKVDLLLIATNTDGIYTKQSLENGIPETITEVSGLEGIKKEISGSKSSHGTGGMLSKVEAATIAKKAGIETWIVNGLKENFITSALQGSADYTKIKI, encoded by the coding sequence ATGAGTAGAAAGAGAATCCTTTTAAAGATAGGGTCGAACACCCTAACAAAAGAAACCGATCAGATTTCTAGGGGTAAATTGGAAGATATCGGAAGGCAAATTTCCCTTTTGAAAGATGACTATGAGTTTATATTGGTTAGTTCAGGCGCAATTGCCGCAGCAAAGCAGTTCGTAAAGTTAGAGCACAACGGGCAAGAAATTGTGGTAAAGCAGGCCCTAGCTGCTATCGGACAGCCCCATTTAATGCGAATGTTTCAAGAAAGCTTTCGAGAACTGGGCCTTTTTACCGCCCAATGCCTACTCTCCTATTCCGACTTTGAGAACAAAAAATCAAAAGACAACATAAAGAATACCATTGATATTTTGGTGGCCAATAACTTTATTCCCATCATCAATGAAAACGATACTGTGGCTGCCGATGAAATTCAATTCGGCGACAACGACAAACTTGCAGCGCTTACGGCTGCGCTTTTAAAGGTAGACCTTTTACTTATTGCCACAAATACAGACGGCATTTACACCAAACAATCTTTAGAAAATGGCATACCCGAAACCATCACCGAGGTTTCCGGTTTAGAAGGAATCAAAAAAGAAATCAGTGGTTCAAAATCTTCTCACGGAACGGGTGGTATGCTCTCAAAAGTAGAAGCTGCTACCATCGCCAAAAAAGCCGGTATTGAAACTTGGATAGTTAACGGTTTAAAAGAAAATTTTATTACGAGCGCGCTACAAGGAAGTGCCGATTACACAAAAATTAAAATATGA
- a CDS encoding acetylornithine aminotransferase: MELFDVYPLYDVTPVSAEGIVVTDENGETYLDFYGGHAVISIGHSHPHYVQRLKNQLDKIGFYSNSVKNPLQVELASKLGQLSGCEDYNLFLCNSGAEANENALKLASFHTGKSKVIAFTNGFHGRTSAAVAATDNPKINAPINQQQKVTFLPFNDLGALQNELEKGDVCAVILEAIQGVGGLDEPTTEFYKAMASLCKANDVLIIADEVQCGFGRSGKFFAFQHHDIQPDIISVAKGMGNGFPVGGVLIHESLKASYGLLGTTFGGNHLACAATLAVLEVIEKDNLITNASQLEKYFREKAAEIPQVKRVKGRGLMLGLEFDFEVADLRKRLIHNQHIFTGGAKDKHVLRILPALNIMKGHFDQLFDAIKRELS; this comes from the coding sequence ATGGAATTATTTGATGTATACCCACTTTATGATGTAACTCCCGTATCGGCGGAAGGTATCGTAGTGACCGATGAAAATGGAGAAACCTACCTTGACTTTTATGGGGGGCACGCCGTTATTTCTATCGGCCACTCGCATCCACATTATGTGCAGCGTCTAAAAAACCAACTAGATAAAATTGGTTTTTATAGTAATTCGGTCAAGAATCCGCTACAAGTAGAGCTGGCCAGCAAACTCGGGCAGCTTTCAGGCTGTGAAGATTACAATCTATTTTTATGTAATTCAGGTGCCGAAGCCAATGAAAATGCATTAAAACTTGCTTCCTTTCACACTGGAAAATCTAAGGTAATCGCCTTCACCAATGGTTTTCATGGTCGAACTTCGGCTGCAGTTGCCGCCACCGATAATCCAAAAATAAATGCGCCCATCAACCAGCAGCAGAAGGTAACTTTTTTGCCTTTTAACGATTTGGGGGCTTTACAAAACGAACTTGAAAAAGGAGACGTCTGTGCGGTAATTCTTGAAGCTATTCAGGGTGTTGGCGGACTCGATGAACCTACTACCGAATTTTATAAGGCCATGGCTTCTTTATGTAAAGCAAACGATGTTCTCATTATTGCTGACGAGGTACAATGTGGTTTTGGTAGAAGCGGTAAATTTTTCGCATTTCAGCATCATGACATACAACCGGATATTATTTCGGTCGCCAAGGGTATGGGCAACGGTTTTCCTGTTGGGGGAGTATTGATCCATGAAAGCCTTAAGGCATCTTACGGTCTTTTGGGCACCACATTTGGCGGCAATCATTTGGCCTGTGCAGCGACATTGGCTGTTTTAGAAGTCATAGAAAAGGATAATCTCATCACCAACGCTTCTCAATTGGAGAAGTACTTTCGGGAGAAAGCAGCTGAAATTCCACAAGTTAAAAGAGTAAAAGGAAGAGGGTTGATGCTCGGCCTCGAGTTCGATTTCGAAGTTGCCGATTTGCGCAAAAGGCTCATCCACAATCAACATATTTTCACAGGGGGCGCCAAAGATAAACATGTACTCAGAATATTGCCTGCGCTCAATATTATGAAAGGTCATTTCGACCAACTCTTCGATGCGATTAAAAGAGAGTTGTCATAA
- a CDS encoding pyrroline-5-carboxylate reductase has translation MKIAIIGAGNLGLAIAKGILNSNGATTMFLTKRNTAEIKDFEKYGNVTVSDDNREAVKNSDILILAVQPSQLEAILLDFKDLLSENHVIISTITGFTIEKMEAILGSDHHIIRSMPNTAISVGQSMTCICSNQKGKKKVQLAKAIFNRMGHSMEIPESQMQAATVICASGIAFWMRLIRATTQGAIQLGFDAKEAQELAMHTCHGAAGLLIESGSHPEAEIDKVTTPKGCTIQGLNEMEHQGLSSSLIQGIVASFEKISKIKENQL, from the coding sequence ATGAAAATAGCCATTATTGGAGCCGGTAACTTGGGGCTTGCCATTGCCAAGGGAATTTTGAATTCGAACGGGGCCACCACCATGTTTTTGACCAAGCGTAATACCGCTGAAATCAAAGATTTTGAAAAATACGGAAATGTGACTGTCAGTGATGATAACCGCGAGGCGGTTAAAAATTCAGATATTCTAATTTTGGCCGTTCAACCCAGTCAGCTAGAGGCTATTTTACTCGATTTTAAAGATTTGCTTTCGGAAAACCACGTCATCATATCGACAATAACCGGTTTTACCATCGAGAAAATGGAAGCCATTTTAGGCAGTGACCACCACATCATACGAAGCATGCCCAATACGGCAATCTCCGTAGGTCAATCGATGACCTGTATCTGTAGCAATCAAAAAGGTAAAAAAAAGGTACAACTGGCCAAGGCCATTTTTAATAGAATGGGGCATTCGATGGAAATTCCCGAGTCACAAATGCAGGCAGCAACCGTAATTTGTGCCAGTGGCATTGCATTCTGGATGCGTTTGATCCGTGCCACAACACAGGGTGCCATTCAATTGGGCTTTGACGCTAAAGAAGCACAAGAATTGGCCATGCACACCTGCCATGGTGCAGCAGGCCTGCTCATTGAATCGGGTAGCCATCCGGAAGCCGAAATCGACAAGGTTACCACTCCGAAGGGCTGTACCATTCAGGGACTCAATGAAATGGAGCACCAAGGGTTAAGCTCCTCATTGATTCAAGGTATTGTGGCTTCCTTCGAGAAAATCAGTAAAATAAAAGAAAACCAGCTATAA